The nucleotide window CTGCTCGCGGCTGGGCACGAGGTTACCGGGCATATCATCGTGCGCGACGATGCGGTCGAGATCCGCTCGGCGCTCGTGCGGCTCATGCAGGGCTGCGACATCGTCATCACCAGCGGCGGTACGGGCATCGCCGGGCGCGACGTGACTATTCCGGTCGTCGAGTCGCTGATCGTCAAGCCCATACCGGGCTTCGGCGAGCTGTTCCGGATGCTTTCCTACGCGCAGGTGGGGGGCGCAGCCATGCTGTCGCGGGCGCTGGGAGGGCTGACGCGGGGCGCGCTGCTGTTCGCGCTGCCCGGCAGCCTGAACGCCGTGCAGACTGCCTGGGAGGGCCTGCTGCGCGATCAGCTCGGTCACCTCGTCTTCGAGGTCGCCCGCCAGGGGCAGCCGGGCGCCGCCGCGCCGCGTCCGGGCCAGCTGGGCCGCCACGCGAATACGGCCGGCGCGCAGCTGGCCCGGCAGGAGGAGTAGATGGCCCCCCTGACTCCCCTGCTGCCCGGAGTCTCGGGCCTATTCGGACTGAGCCTGCTGCTGCTCGTGGCCTACTGGCTGGGGCGCGTAAGCCGCGAGGCGCGGCAGGGCTTTCGCCCCGGCGTGGCCTGGTGGACCGTTCCAGGGCTGCTCTGCGTGCTGCTCGCACCGGTCCTCGACGTTCCCCCCCTGTTCGGTGTGGGGGCGGGGCTGCTGCTCCTCGCCGAATTCTGGCCCCTCGCCTACCGCCGCGCCCGTACCCGTCCCGGCTGGACCTGGCCGCTGATCGCTGCCCTGCTGGGCCTCGCGCTGGGGTGGTCGGCCCTGAATACGGGCGCGGGCCAGACCCTCCCTCTGATCGCCGGACTCCTGCTGCTGCTCAGCGGGCTGGCCGGCCTGATCGCCAGCGCCGCCTATCCCCGCGCCACACTCACCGAGCTGGGGTTCCAGACCCGCTGGGGCCGCAGCCGCGTGCCCGAGTGGCCCGATCTGAGTGTCACCCTGACCCCCAGCGGCGCGCAGATCCGCAACGTGTCGCGCGCCCCGCTGCGGCTCGCGGGCTGGTCGCCGCGCAGCGTGAACGGCTGGCTGCTCGTGCGAGACCCGCAGGGCCAGCCCCTCAACACCCTGCGCGCCGGTCAGAGCGCCTTCCTGCCCCTGGCCCACCACGAGGGCGGTGTGCGGGTGTGGTACGTCCCGGTGCGCCGCCCGCAGGAGACCCTGCTGTTCCGCGCCGACTGGACGCCGGTGCAGGCTCAGGGCACACGGGTGCTGAACTAGCCTGCTGGGCTTACAGACATCTCCAGCAACAAAAAAAGAGGCCCGCAGGGGCCTCCTTCTCATGTCGTTGGGGGTCCGCTCAGGCGAACTTGATGCCCTGCGACTTCAGCACGCGCTTGGCGGTCGCCGTGGGTTGGGCGCCCTGCGAAATCCAGTAGTCGGCGCGTTCCGCGTTGACCTTGACGTGGTTCTCGCTGGTCTTGCGGGGATCGTAGTGACCCAGATTCTCGATATAGCCGCCGTCACGGGGACGGCGCGAGTCGGTCACGACGATGCGGTAGTGGGGGTTGTGGGCGGAACCGAAACGGGACAGGCGAATCTTGACCATGTGGAAAACCTCGGGGGTTGAATTTTGAGGGTACTGTCTCCGCAGTAGGTATGCACGGAGAACATACGCCCGTCAGCAGCCAGAATCGGAGCGCACCGAAAGAGAGTATCAGAAAGCGCAGAGCCGGAGCAAGCGCGGAGACGACCTGCCGGTGTGGGGATCGCCCGCTCCCAGTCCTGCTCCATCCGGGGAGCTGAGGTACACCCTCAGAACCC belongs to Deinococcus sp. Leaf326 and includes:
- a CDS encoding molybdenum cofactor biosynthesis protein B; this translates as MSDPAGPPSTITPSTATPQHQAAAPGRVRAAVVTISDTRTPETDTSGGYLRAQLLAAGHEVTGHIIVRDDAVEIRSALVRLMQGCDIVITSGGTGIAGRDVTIPVVESLIVKPIPGFGELFRMLSYAQVGGAAMLSRALGGLTRGALLFALPGSLNAVQTAWEGLLRDQLGHLVFEVARQGQPGAAAPRPGQLGRHANTAGAQLARQEE
- the rpsP gene encoding 30S ribosomal protein S16, whose protein sequence is MVKIRLSRFGSAHNPHYRIVVTDSRRPRDGGYIENLGHYDPRKTSENHVKVNAERADYWISQGAQPTATAKRVLKSQGIKFA